The following coding sequences are from one Arachis hypogaea cultivar Tifrunner chromosome 7, arahy.Tifrunner.gnm2.J5K5, whole genome shotgun sequence window:
- the LOC112703720 gene encoding receptor-like protein EIX1, translated as MDSNNIVWKRKYVFAMMLSTLCVMCSCCNEKDKEILLKFKEGVTDPSGILSSWQQEQDCCQWKGVTCHNITARVIHLALECDYYDAEEDEEYNSQKCLAGDINLSLLDMEYLQHLDLSMNDFKTISSDSAVNSSTLNYIDLSYNKNLFIKSLEWLSRISSLEYVDLSTINLHMETNWLHWMTVLPSLVELYLYSCKLEDINPSLEYANFSTSLQYIDLHNNYFHSELPRWIFNLSSHILGIELSSNHFIGQLPDTLPKLHSLTSLQLHDNYLNGSIPHWIGQLQYLTTLDISDNYFSGSLPTNLGNLSSLDTLLAEGNLFTGVVSERNFAKLKNLKYLFLESPYINFDFDPLWIPPFQLDKLYIGRLHPTLPQWVYTQTSLYFLIIENSEFLLEAADNNNKFWRFTSTIQHLSLYNNTIEGDLSEVLLNSSIIHLSSNNFKGGLPRLSSNVVFFQLYNSSLSGSISNLLCHSKKSNNKLQYLDISDNNLSGGLTDCWMNWKSLRHVNLGGNHLSGNIPPSMAFLSNLTSLHLHENNLSGDISSSSLQYCRSLSILNVRENSFSGYIPKWMPQNIRILQLRSNKFIGNIPSQICQMPFLIILDIAYNRISGHIPKCLNNITSFVDMHYSTSWIFYKFFDGRVFFIYIDDLILLVKGQQSDYYSNLKLMRMVDLSSNNLTGTMSPQLFSLSQLHFLNLSHNRLTGTIPKEIGNMTQLESLDLSKNDLTGEIPESMSSLSFLNNLNLSFNNLRGQIPSGTQLQSFSELSYIGNADLCGPPLPKNCSNHGDDTKASGENDDDDGDESDFLSCLYMGLGVGFASGFCGVCGAIFFGRKCRHAYFRFLYDLRDRFYVLLLTNLNSFH; from the coding sequence ATGGATAGCAATAATATAGTTTGGAAGAGGAAGTATGTGTTTGCAATGATGTTGAGCACATTATGCGTGATGTGCAGTTGTTGCAACGAGAAAGATAAAGAAATCCTGTTGAAGTTCAAAGAAGGAGTCACTGACCCATCGGGAATCCTATCTTCATGGCAGCAGGAACAGGATTGCTGCCAGTGGAAGGGAGTCACCTGTCACAACATCACTGCCAGAGTCATACACCTCGCTCTCGAGTGTGATTATTATGatgctgaagaagatgaagaatataACTCGCAGAAATGCCTTGCAGGTGACATCAATCTCTCTCTGTTAGACATGGAATACTTGCAACATTTGGATCTGAGTATGAATGACTTTAAAACTATCTCATCTGATTCCGCTGTCAACTCTTCAACTCTCAATTACATTGATCTATCTTAcaacaaaaatctttttattaagAGTCTTGAGTGGCTCTCTCGGATTTCCTCTTTGGAATACGTAGACCTCAGTACCATTAATCTTCACATGGAAACTAACTGGCTTCACTGGATGACGGTGCTCCCATCATTGGTAGAGCTGTACTTATACAGCTGTAAACTTGAAGACATAAATCCATCTCTTGAATAtgctaattttagcacatcactccAGTATATTGATCTTCACAATAACTATTTTCACTCAGAGTTGCCAAGATGGATATTCAATCTTAGTTCTCATATCTTAGGGATTGAGCTTTCAAGTAATCATTTTATAGGCCAGCTACCAGATACGTTGCCAAAACTTCATTCTTTGACTAGCCTTCAATTGCATGATAATTACTTAAATGGCTCAATTCCACATTGGATAGGACAACTTCAGTATCTTACCACCCTTGACATTTCTGACAACTATTTTTCCGGATCACTTCCTACAAATTTGGGAAATTTGTCATCCCTAGACACCTTGTTGGCAGAGGGAAACCTCTTCACAGGGGTTGTGTCGGAAAGAAATTTTGCAAAACTGAAAAATTTGAAATACTTGTTCTTGGAATCACCATACATCAACTTTGATTTTGATCCCCTCTGGATACCACCTTTCCAACTTGACAAGCTGTACATTGGACGACTGCACCCTACACTCCCTCAATGGGTATATACACAGACATCTCTCtattttctcatcattgaaaacTCAGAGTTTTTGCTTGAAGCTGCTGACAATAACAACAAGTTTTGGAGATTTACATCCACAATTCAGCATCTCAGTTTGTACAACAACACAATAGAAGGGGACTTATCAGAAGTGTTGCTGAACTCCAGCATCATACACCTGTCATCAAATAATTTCAAAGGTGGTCTACCTCGACTTTCATCCAATGTTGTTTTCTTCCAACTATACAACAGTTCTCTATCAGGGTCCATCTCTAATCTCTTGTGCCACAGCAAGAAAAGCAACAATAAGTTGCAGTACTTGGACATCTCTGATAATAATTTATCTGGAGGGCTAACAGACTGCTGGATGAATTGGAAGTCGCTGCGTCATGTTAATCTGGGAGGCAACCATCTTAGTGGCAACATACCCCCATCAATGGCCTTTTTGTCGAATCTCACATCACTGCATCTGCATGAAAATAATTTGTCTGGGGACATATCTTCTTCATCACTTCAGTATTGCCGCTCCCTGTCCATTCTTAATGTCCGCGAGAATAGCTTCTCTGGATACATACCCAAGTGGATGCCGCAGAATATAAGGATTCTTCAATTAAGATCCAACAAATTCATTGGTAATATTCCCTCACAGATATGTCAAATGCCTTTCCTCATTATTTTGGATATTGCATATAACAGAATCTCAGGTCATATACCCAAATGCCTAAACAACATCACATCCTTTGTTGACATGCACTATTCAACCAGTTGGATTTTCTATAAATTCTTTGATGGAAGGGTTTTCTTTATATACATTGACGATCTTATATTGCTTGTAAAAGGCCAACAATCGGATTATTATTCAAACCTGAAGCTGATGCGCATGGTTGATCTTTCAAGTAATAATCTGACAGGAACAATGTCTCCACAACTGTTCAGCCTCTCTCAGTTGCATTTCTTGAACCTATCCCATAACAGGCTAACAGGAACCATACCAAAAGAGATTGGGAACATGACACAACTGGAGTCTCTTGATTTGTCCAAAAATGACCTCACAGGAGAGATTCCTGAGAGTATGTCCAGTTTGTCTTTCCTCAATAATTTGAACCTGTCATTCAATAACTTGAGAGGCCAAATCCCTTCAGGGACCCAACTTCAGAGCTTCAGTGAGCTTAGCTATATTGGGAATGCTGATCTTTGTGGACCTCCCCTTCCCAAAAACTGCTCAAATCATGGCGATGACACAAAGGCTtcgggtgagaatgatgatgatgatggtgatgaatcAGATTTTCTGAGCTGCCTCTATATGGGCTTAGGAGTTGGCTTTGCTTCAGGCTTTTGCGGAGTTTGTGGTGCCATTTTCTTCGGTCGCAAGTGCAGACATGCTTACTTCAGATTTCTGTATGACTTGAGAGACCGATTTTATGTCCTGCTGCTCACAAATCTCAACTCCTTCCACTGA
- the LOC112701692 gene encoding receptor-like protein EIX2: MNWKSLRRLNLGGNNLSGNIPPSMALLSNLTSLHLHENNLSGDISSSSLQYCRSLSILNVRQNSFSGNIPKWMPQSTRIVQLRSNKFIGNIPSQICQMPLLIVLDLAYNRISGHIPKCLNNITAFVDMHYSTSWIFYTFFDGGAFFIYRDNLILLVKGQLLNFQSILKLIRMVDLSSNNLTGTMSPQLFSLSQLHFLNLSHNRLTGTIPKEIGNMTQLESLDLSKNELTGEIPESMSSLSFLSNLNLSFNNLRGQIPSGTQLQRFSELSYIGNADLCGPPLPKNCSNHGDDTKTLGENDDDGDESDFLSCLYMGLGVGFAVGFWGVCGAIFFSRKCRHAYFRFLYDLRDRFYVLLLTNLNSFH; the protein is encoded by the coding sequence ATGAATTGGAAGTCGCTGCGTCGTCTTAATCTGGGAGGCAACAATCTTAGTGGCAACATACCCCCATCAATGGCCTTATTGTCGAATCTCACATCACTGCATCTGCATGAAAATAATTTGTCTGGGGACATATCATCTTCATCACTTCAGTATTGCCGCTCCCTGTCCATCCTTAATGTCCGCCAGAATAGCTTCTCTGGAAATATACCAAAGTGGATGCCGCAGAGTACAAGGATTGTCCAGTTAAGGTCCAACAAATTCATTGGTAACATTCCCTCACAGATATGTCAAATGCCTTTACTCATTGTTTTGGATCTTGCATATAACAGAATCTCAGGACATATACCCAAATGCCTAAACAACATCACAGCCTTTGTTGACATGCACTATTCAACCAGTTGGATTTTCTACACATTCTTTGATGGAGGGGCTTTCTTTATATACAGAGACAACCTTATATTGCTTGTAAAAGGTCAACTATTGAATTTTCAGTCAATCCTGAAGCTGATCCGCATGGTTGACCTTTCAAGTAATAATCTGACAGGAACAATGTCTCCACAACTGTTCAGCCTCTCTCAGTTGCATTTCTTGAACCTATCCCATAACAGGCTAACAGGAACCATACCAAAAGAGATTGGAAACATGACACAACTGGAGTCTCTTGATTTATCCAAAAATGAACTCACAGGAGAGATTCCTGAGAGCATGTCCAGTTTGTCTTTCCTCAGTAATTTGAACCTGTCATTCAATAACTTGAGAGGCCAAATCCCATCAGGGACCCAACTTCAGAGATTCAGTGAGCTTAGCTATATTGGGAATGCTGATCTTTGTGGACCTCCCCTTCCCAAAAACTGCTCAAATCATGGAGATGACACAAAGACtttgggtgagaatgatgatgatggtgatgaatcAGATTTTCTGAGCTGCCTCTATATGGGCTTAGGAGTTGGCTTTGCTGTAGGCTTTTGGGGAGTTTGTGGTGCCATTTTCTTCAGTCGCAAGTGCAGACATGCTTACTTCAGATTTCTGTATGACTTGAGAGACCGATTTTATGTCCTGCTGCTCACAAATCTCAACTCCTTTCACTGA